The Nitrospira sp. sequence AGGATGGGCTCTCCGAAAATCGAACAAGGGCGGATTGTGTCGCAAACAACGTTTGACCTGATCGCATATGCTGCGCCGCAAGAAAAGCCCGTTTCCGGAGCATCGGCAAACGCTCCCAAAGTGGCCCAAGCCGGCAAATAGGGGATCGCGAAACCATGCGTCAATTGGATCTCAGCGAGAAGAAGGCTTGGAGATATTCCGTGGCAGTCGGTGTCGGCACAGCCTTCTCGTGGAGCATCCTTTTCGGGAGTCTGGCAGCTCAAGCTGAGCCATCTGCCATTCCTGGACAAGTCGCCCCGATGAGGCACAACACCATCAAAATGTCTCCCGATCCGGAAGTCCCACGGACCACTCCGCCGGCTATGGAAGCCCCATCGATGGGCGTCAATGCTCAGGCGCCTTCCCAGTTGCCATTAACGGATGGTGTGGCTGGGTCTGGGTATGACCCTTCGGGTCGGCGAGATCCATTCGCCCCCATCATCCAGGAGCTTCAGCCTGGAAAAACCGATTCCTCTCTTCCGCCATTACAGCGGGTGACGCTGACGGAGCTCAACCTTATTGCCGTTGTATGGGGAGCCTACGGCTATACGGCTATGGTGCAGACTCCTGAGGGGCATGGGTATACCGTTCGGCGAGGGACGAGGATCGGGCAGAACAACGGAGTGGTCAGCGCCATTACCGAGCGTGGCATCATTGTCCAAGAGCGGTTCACGGATGTGTATGGCACTAAGCAGGAGCGCGAATATGTCAAGCTCCTTCATCCCAAAGAGGGATCAGAATGAAACCACTATTTTGTCGCACAGATAGCTTCCTGACAGCTGGATGTTTCATCGGAGCCTTGTGGCTGTCGCTCGCCGCTCTGATTATCTGTACAGATATGGCTGTTGGTGCCGAAGAGAGCGGCGTGATGAAGCGGAGTGATGTGGCGCGGGCAGAAAAGCCTACTCTGCGATTGCTTGCACAAGCCGTGACCGCAATTGATGTGCACCATGAAGCTGACTCGGTGACGGTTGTTATCGCCGGTGACGGTCAGTTATTCCCCGAGGCCAACTTTTTGGATGAGTCTCGGTTGATCATTGATATTCCAGCCGTATCGTCCACCCTCAGACGATCCGTGGTGCGCGCCGACCATTACCTGCTGAAGAAGATCAGAGTAGGGCATCATGCCGATAAGGTCCGGTTGGTGTTCGACGTACCGGAACGGCCGGTCTTTTCTCTCTCGCGCGAAGACAATAACGTCCTGGTGACCCTGAAACCGAGCGAACGGAAAGTACCTTTGGTGGTTGCTGCGAAATTGGAGAGGGAGGAAAGCGTTTCAATCGTTCCTCGAGCCCGCAAAGCTCTGTTTGAATCTGGAGACCATGTGGTCAGAAGGGCGGCGAGAATTGTCAGCCCGGCACAGCCTCAGTTCAAAGTGCAGCGGGTGCAGATGGCGGGGGAAAGCGCTCCTGCCGAGAAGGACGACCGATCCGATGACCTTGTGGTAGGACAAACGCGATTCGTAGGTCGGCGCATCTCGCTCGATTTTCAGCAAGCTGACATTACCAACATTCTCCGATTGATTGCGGAAGTCAGCGGCTTCAACATCGTCGTGGGAGAAGGCGTCAAGTCGAAAGTCACGATGAAGATGGTGAGTGTGCCATGGGACCAAGCGTTGGACATGCTCTTGAAGATGAACGGGCTTGGCATGATTCGTCAAGGGAGCATTGTGTGGGTAGATTCGCTGGCGAATCTTGCGAAGCAGCAGGATGAAGAAGCACGGGCGAAGGATGCCAAGACCAAGGCCGAGGAACTCGTCGACCGCGTCTTTTATATCAGGAATCTTCAGGCGCAGGAACTCATGCAGTCGCTCCGGCAGAACCTAAGCCCGCGCGGCCTCATGCAGTTTAATGCAGGAAGTAACGCATTGGTCGTGCGGGACACGGAATCCAAGTTGACTATCCTTAAGCAGCTTGTGGAAGGGCTGGATCTGGAAGTTCCTCAGGTTCAGATTGAAGCGCGCATCGTTCAAGCTGACACC is a genomic window containing:
- a CDS encoding pilus assembly protein PilP; translated protein: MRQLDLSEKKAWRYSVAVGVGTAFSWSILFGSLAAQAEPSAIPGQVAPMRHNTIKMSPDPEVPRTTPPAMEAPSMGVNAQAPSQLPLTDGVAGSGYDPSGRRDPFAPIIQELQPGKTDSSLPPLQRVTLTELNLIAVVWGAYGYTAMVQTPEGHGYTVRRGTRIGQNNGVVSAITERGIIVQERFTDVYGTKQEREYVKLLHPKEGSE
- the pilQ gene encoding type IV pilus secretin PilQ — translated: MKPLFCRTDSFLTAGCFIGALWLSLAALIICTDMAVGAEESGVMKRSDVARAEKPTLRLLAQAVTAIDVHHEADSVTVVIAGDGQLFPEANFLDESRLIIDIPAVSSTLRRSVVRADHYLLKKIRVGHHADKVRLVFDVPERPVFSLSREDNNVLVTLKPSERKVPLVVAAKLEREESVSIVPRARKALFESGDHVVRRAARIVSPAQPQFKVQRVQMAGESAPAEKDDRSDDLVVGQTRFVGRRISLDFQQADITNILRLIAEVSGFNIVVGEGVKSKVTMKMVSVPWDQALDMLLKMNGLGMIRQGSIVWVDSLANLAKQQDEEARAKDAKTKAEELVDRVFYIRNLQAQELMQSLRQNLSPRGLMQFNAGSNALVVRDTESKLTILKQLVEGLDLEVPQVQIEARIVQADTVYARGLGIQWGFQAGNRTPTDFFALSSLTGPFGQIAGTGSNTIDRSFLVNLPAQVGGLPAVPSIGWTFGKLGGDFALDMRLSAGELLGLTKVIAAPKITTLDKREAKISQGESIPFQTTSLQGTQTTFVDANLELNVTPQITSRDPREEAKRILMRVRATRNAVGARSNPAGPSIDRREATTQVIVRDGETMVIGGVFVDTQANNVQGVPYLSRMPVLGWLFKNKSESVGKQELLIFLTPSIIKT